The region ATCTGATCTCAGCTCACTGTTATATAACAAATCAATTCACAGTCCACTTAAGAATGAgaaatgggaaaacatgggtCCATTCCTTTGCTTGGTTGACGTACATTTGCTTTTTTCTCTCCAATTCCAAATgctatttacatttttgaatCAGCACCAAACATTCTTTCCTTCTGATTCTATCTTGCAAAAATACAATGGGGCGTTATTTGTTTCAAAGGGGGGGTGACAAAGCAGCAAAAGGAAGAGGGAaggagtgcgtgtgtgtgtgtgtgagagagagagagagagagagagagagagagagagagagagagaaacgaatATGACCTTACACAACTTCTCTGCTTTCTGACATCAGAGTGCAGCCTCTCCCTTCACTGAATAGGCCTCTGAGAATGAGAATGGGCACCATCCCATAATGCTTACTGTGCcataaatacaattaattaatCCTAATATCTGCCACACACAGACTTGGCTGTCCTAAAGGTTACCACCCACATTTTCACCTGGCTCAGGTCCTGGGCTCAAAGCTTTACAATAGACACACCAAAAAAATCCCAGGCTCAGGCACATATCATAACTGTGGTCTGGAAGTGTTCAGCAGTTAATTTTACACTGTTATCCAATTCAACAACAAAAACTTTACCAGttttgtgtctgtatgtgtgtgtgtgtgtgtatgtgtgttagttTCTGTTATTAAAATGCACAAGTAGAACTTATCATTTTATGAGAAATCCATTTTTCACCATTTCCCCATAATATATCAATCAGCCAAGGTATGCTTAGtatcagaataaaaaaatatttcttgtACATTTGATTGGGACCTACGAAGACAGTATTGCTAACATAACAGAAGTCTACCCCACTATAGCATCATACAAGGTGTATGTCTagatcagaggcgattgctctaagactgcaagggaagctcaacttcccctaaaatgtaaaaaaataagtgatcaaatatatactgttgtgtgtacatgtcattgaataaatatgcactacagcgcgattaacttttgttcagaatcagcttcttatcactggtaaagacgcagctttcctctcaatcattagcgcagattcacagtgatttaaacagtgaggactcTGAGCTGgtctttgtcccgcccatcggacgctcagcgtctctgggggtctatggggcagtgggttggcctcggctggcccggacgctcagcttctgcatgatgattggatgatttgtctgaggctgaatccctttttgattgacagcaaaatgagcgaatcagcgatcctttggtgtaaagatccgtgggagcattacattttcattctgttcttagttgaaccggagacttcttaatcctcttagcagcattttcattgttaaaaacgactaccgacaaatcgagcttctatttctggtgggtttttttgtagctgattgtgtttggagactgacttctatcactctttctgacttctatcgcagtttctgtccagcgggtgctgctgagcccctccaccgtcacaaagcactcacaggcggacacacttcacatgggccaaggccgtttaagcagcctagctctgttggccattgagaggacactagccaagtccctggaaaagacgccttgttggtacgacagagtcacagatcattttcttgaaaaggaacggagggtggaattacgtataaataaaccaacacattttatgatgtaggtcgaaattgagcttcccctcctcggaagaccagcatccgccactggtctaGATCACTACACATTACGACAACCTCAGTAAGCTATGTGCTTTCTAAGACTGTATGACATATGTATttcgcagtctcacagctccagggacctggggttgcgttcgagtcctgctcctggTACAGTTGACAATTACATCTCCTTTATAAATGATGCTTTAGTCccacgtaaaaaaaaaactgtcaattTGAATCACTCCTAGTTTTTCCAGTCCAGAACTTCAAATTAAACTGAGAGAGAATTCACAGATAGATCAGATAACCCACCGTCTTTCAGTTATCCCAAGATCAAGGTTTTTGTTATCAGACTTGTGCTGCATGTGTCATTTTCTAATTAAACATAAGCACTTGCTTCTTCAACTTTGAATATGCAAATTAGGCAAATTGCAAATAAAGCCTATGACTCAGAGATAGGAAGAAGATAGTCTGTTTATGTAATAACAACAGTCTGAGACAGTCAGAACTAGACAAGGggtaaagaaataaaatgtagtTTATTTACATTCTCCTTTTATCTGAGCTATTTTTCCACTTCATTTTTTAGAACTTGAGATCACTTTTAATCTGGACACCATGACCCTGTCACCGTCCTCTCTCCTTTCTTGCCTTTTTCAGCTCAGACTGTCCTTCAGAAATGCCACCAGACTTCCCATTTATAGGCAGGGAGACTGAGGACGGAAGAAgggaatgagacagagagaaagtagGGGCTGCGAGTCAGGAAATAGGGAAGAAGGAGGTCGGTTGGTGTCGTGGGAACTGAAAGTTGAGTCTGGATTGCAAAGCTTTGCCCTCTAGAGGATTCACAACTGCTTTCAATTTTAGACGGAGGTCACTCGAATTACAGTCCTCCTttctacaccccccccccccccaacacacatacacagacacacacatacttagCTGCTCAGGCCACGCCCACTCCACGctccccacacactcacacagtgccATGACATCATTCTTCGCCGGGGTGAACCGTGTCTCCATCTCCCCTCAAAGCCTtgcacactctctcctctctgtttcATCCCCCTCAGTACTTATCACCTATCATCTGGAATTTTTCTCCTCTGCCTCTCCACCCTGtgctttcctttcttttttttacatttagtaCTTTAAGGCTTTATATTACATCTTCCTTGTATTCTTTTTTCATATGAAGTAAATGCTcatgctcatccaacatttggTCTGAAGTTAATGGGTAGTTTGTCCCCttggctgcagtaacagcttcgaCTCTTCTTTAGACTGAAAGAAATCCATGCAGACTGATGGCATTAGTGAGGTTAGGCAGAGCTGCTGAGacattagttctggatctcagAATCCTTTTTAACGCATCCCAGAGGTAATAGAAGGAGCTCCAGAGAATCTAGTTTCACTGCTGCACAGCCCAGTGCTCTAGCCAATACTTGACATTGGGTTGGTGAGCTTAAACTCGTGTCCCATGTACTTTCCTGCTTGTCTGTGTAGAGAATCTGTGCATGAAAAAGTGAACGTGTTCACAATGAgagcacattaaaataaataaaatttagtgtatattccatccattatctgtaaccgcttatacaatttagggtcgcagggggtccagagcctacctggaatcatcgggcgcaaggcgggaatacacccaggaggggacgccagtccttcacagggtaacacagacacattcactttcgagtcgccaatccacctgcaacatgtgttttttggactgtgggaggaaaccggagcacccggaggaaacccacgcggacaacacaccaactcctcacagacagtcacccggagctggaatcgaacccacaacctccaggcccctggagctgtgtgactgcgacactacctgctgcgccaccgtgccgcccagagtGTATAttcaataaatgttttatacttGCTTACATTTTAGTTCTTCATATTTAACTTTAGTTCCTTTCTATGtgttcagttttattattttttattggtGGACAGAATATGTGCTGATTTGTTATTGGCCACTGACTTTCCAGAGCTTTCTGTAGCATTTTATTTCAGAGCAAAAGTGCACCAATATGAGAAGACAAAAAGTGTTATGACGTAAGTTCTTATGCTAATTGATGTTCTAAGAATTTCCACTGTACTTTGCATACCCTTCTACTCCCGTCTTCCCTAATGCTCTGGTAGTTACTTTTGGCCTTAAcacttttctgttctttttctttttttttttttttttaccaggtTCACAGCACATCTTTAGGCCACTTTACCCACCTCTGAGTAAGATGAATATCTTATAACTTCATTTAAGTGCAAGGTTTAAGAGGTTACTGTTGGTGTGTCTGATCCGGATGTGGGGTCAATGCGCTGTCTGTTCTGTTAAAGAGGTGCTGAAGGGTGAAAGGTTTGTTAGCGCTCGGGGGGCTGACAGGAGACTTCTGTGAACAGTGACTCTTCAGAGGAAGATAAATACTCACTGCTTAAAACAGCACAGATATTATCTATGAAAGGAAGATGACGATACATGCAAAAAGTAATTAGTGAATGAATTTGCCTTAAGCATGTGTAGAATCTCAACAGTGAAGCATGAAGCATAATGGGACTCTCAGGAGCTGCTGCACCCAAGCCTATAGAATATAGAAACCTGTAAAACCCCCCAGGCTTTTGGGCTGTGAAGCATTGAGACcatgacattttttaaataccatTGATGGTAAATGACACACTGGAAAGTATGTATGGGCAGAAGGTGAAGAGATTTAATCTGATGGTAGatctaattaaaaaaagaccTTCACCTTCAGCCCATACACATTTTCCATagcacatatttaatatattattcattcgttcgctttctgtaatcacttcatcctgttcacgGTTGTGCCATTcattcagtgacactgacgtggtggtagtgtgttagcatgttgtgctggtatgagtgtgtCACCTCTGGACTGAGAAAAGCCTACCAACCGAAAATATCCAGTCAAAAGTGTTCCGTAGGTTGCAGTGACACCAATGTCACTTtagctgcagtgctgagaattatccataTGCTTCAGgtcaatgtctgtgaggagtttagtgtgttctccacctgggtttcctcctactgtccaaaaaaaaaaaaaaaaaacatgttggtaggaggattgccCATGCAGAGGTGTCTGTACacatgagtgtgtggtgccctgagATGCACTGGCACcatatccagggtgtgtttctgtcttgcaCCCTGAGATTCCGGCTATGCTCTGGGCCCCCTTATCATGACCtttaactggataagtgtttacagacaatgaatggtatgtataatatatatatatatatatatatatatatatatatatatatattagacacacacattaaacGTGTATGTTAAACCTCATTTTGCTAGTGACGGCActtttgaattttgaaattaataagTAAGTTcagattattttaaaacaataaatgtgtgtgtgtgtgtgtgtatgagaaggGGGGCATTTCATAATCATGTATTTGGAATGTGAAGCATCTATGCCGCTTAAATAGGCAGCTGTGAGAGGGGTGGGACAGGAGCCGGTTGTCATGCTCAAAAATCACACTTACACTTACGCAGGATAGAAACCAGATGACCATGGGTACTGACAACACGCTAGGGTTAGCAGGGTCAGAGTAAacctagcacacacacacacacacatgctgcaaTCTGTGGGAGTCTGCTGGGGAGGACTTTAACAACTCTCTAAACATTAGCTCTCTTTCGTGATGTGAACACTAGCAATGTGCTCTTGAATAAACTTCTGTCACATCTCTCATCTGATACAACAGAAACAGCTTCAGGAGGATTAGTTTACCCTTTAGAGTCATTTCTTAACCATTTCAGACTTTCACTGATGCATTTGTTGTTTTTGCAAATACAGGCTCCTACCTACAACCTCTATAAACACTACTTAGAAAACAAGACTCTTGCTGTAGTAAGACATGGGTTTTGCATTCACAGAACACCAATGTTTCTTTGAATAGTAAAGAGGCTATTTCTATTTGTCCACTATGGTTGTGCTCCTCTGCCCAAAGTGAAGCTTTGAAGCTCTATGTAGAGAAATGGAAGCTCATGTCAGCAGTACGAGAAGCAGCTGTGTTCACACCTTATTAAGGGTGTTAAAACCTTTGTTCATTTAGAATATCccacagaacagaaaaaaaagaatacactATGATACAATTCACATGATCTGAGAGAGCATCGAAGAAAATGTTCAAGACTTGTTTAATCAGTTTTTAAAGTACTCTTTTACAAAAGAgaacctttttttcttttttaagtttttttttttaagtgaaacaGAAATGGCTCATTTTATGGCATCACTCCAGCATCCTAGATGGCACTTTAATTTTTAAGAGTACATGCTACAAAAGCACAATGCCTAGTGTAAATGTTCTCGCTCGCTCTTTGTTTTTGGGCTTCCTTTGCCTCATAGCTTTGTGAGAGTGGAGGGGCTGGTTGGACATGACTGGGAAATGAGCTAATCGTTTGGTCTTTATGACCTAATTTCAGCAGTCTCAGCTTGCACAGACACAGGCACAAACCCAGCAATGTGCAGTTCACAGTGTCAGGCTCCCTCATGCACATCCTAACTTAGAACTTATTACATGATGAAAGAGATGACTATAAATCACCAGCTGTAACCGTTAATGTTAAAAACTGTGAAACTGCAGGATATGTTGGATACACCCTGTCAATGACGAGGAAGCCTGTCCCTAAACATATCTGTTTTTACTAAGTGTTAAAGAGATTTAGCCAAAGAGTCCGTTAAGAGTATGCACTTCATGCAATATATGGCCTTTATCTGCAGTCATGATTCTGTCTGTTGAAAAGAAATGTCCAGCTGCAATAAGTAAAGGctggtttaaaaatatacaagtgACACTAGCCAATAACCATTAAAACAACAGGAGCAAACCATAGACTCTAAGAATTTCTTTTAGGACAACAGCACACCCTGGTGAGAAGATAACTCATTACAGTTAACAGGTCAAACACTTGGGCTGTTATATCTATGGCCTTGTCCCAAAACGCGTTATGGTAAACTCTCCGGAAAGCAGTGCGAACTTGGGGTCATCTAAAGACTAAATATcaaaaaatatcacaaaatatatcatttaaaacaaatgtattgtTATTAAAATACTGGAGTCTATTAGAAACATGCGATTTTGTAGATTTTATACAACCGCCTTTCTGATGTAATGAGGGGAATTGTTACAATTTTAACAACTACTTTATGAGCATCTGAGAAACAAGACTATCACTAGAGCTTCTGGGCCTTCAGTTGTGGTGAAACAACATAACCAAGCAACTATGAGTTCCTGTGACGCACTTCTTGCAGCTGCTCACTTGAGGGTGATGTGGTCagtgtttttatataatttaaaggaacaggcatcCATGATTTTCAATCAGATTGGGGCTGTTTAGACAACACAATGTGTGGCTCAATATCTACTCCCAATTCCTCTACAATCAGACAATAAACAGCTTATTTAGACAGTGATTAATTTAGTGATCATTCCCATCTCTTGAAACTCATTTCAAACTTCTTAGTTAGCCATTTGACACAATAGCCTGAATCGGAAGATCAAGCAATCAGGAGTGCTAAATTACAAGTATTTAAAAGTCATAAAGATTTAATAATGTGAAACTGTGCCTTTTTAACCAGCTTAGGTACGAAAACACAACAATCTGGAAAAATGTAAATCTTTTGAAACTCTTGAATGCGTCATCCCATTCCATATTCAGTGCCGTCCAATGACAATCATTCATATCCCTACAAATTCTGTGCTCAGTCATAGTAATTATATGTCTTATAATCAAGTTCCATCTGGACAATCAGGATATCTAGTTTATAGCtttacttttgttttattaCTGCAGATTTTAAAATCACAAGCTTTAAACAAAGAGTAAGAACAAGCCATTCAATATACGAGCAAGAGAACCAAAATTtaggttatttaaaaaaaataataataataaaataaaaaagtaagacTGACTAAACCCTgtggttttataaataaatgcctaaaataataataaatgtgcataaaatagaaataataaacatatttaattcattcattgctaCAAGACATGCTCCTGACTTAAAATATAGCCTGGAGACTAggtataattaataaatacatttggtcAGGTCTTTATTATACCAGAggattgtatttttattatgtagTGTTGCATTTAATTTATGTTTGTCTATTGACTAGACATGATTTTTAATCATTTCTTCATGACATACTGTAGGAAAACATTTGGGACAGTATATTAAATGAGAAAAGATTGCTGAAGTAAAAGTGCAGCCATATTACCCTGAAAACAACCTTTAAATATGATAAAAACAGCAGTAAGTGTatgtaaatcattcattcatccattacctgtaaccacttatccagttcagggtcgtggtaaaTTATGAAAATTACAATTATCACCAAGACACTAGAGAAAtcagaattaaaagaaataaaacagtagtaacacacacataataGATACATCAAGCTACTCTGTCATTACAGTGTGCCACACACAGCAGGTTCCAATTGTGCTGTTCAAATCTCTCTTCCAACATAGGAGTATGACTTTTCAactattataataaaaatatatttgtacccTTCAAGTGGTAAAGCTGAACATGGATTTCCTTATTGTCATTCAACAGATTCAATAACTTTCAGAAACTTCTCCTCCCCTGTGAGGCTGGTCTCAACCCCAGACAGTATAATCTTTAAGAATATACCAATAAATCCTCCAAACAGAATCTAAATTTagagaatgaaaatgtataGGTCTTAAGAGAAAACTGCTTTAAATGGACTTTACTAAAGGACATCAGGATGATTTAAAAGGCCACAGGAGATTGGATTCCATCCATTTAACCAGAATTCCATAATTATTTTAACCTATGGCTATTATCCATTTTCCTGTAGTCATTTTAAAGGCATTTTAAACCTGCTTACTTTGCTTTAAGATGTCACTAGTTTGTAATAATTGTGCCATCCTAACTGCAGTCACATCGACACTCTCAAAATAAGAGTGACATAGGCAGTGAGACAGTGTTGGAGTGTAGAAATACAGTGGTGTTCAGAAGCAGAGGGAGGTAAGAGACAGACAGTGGGAAAGTAGAGGGAGATTGAGAGAGACAATTTAGTGTGAGACTGGTTTAGGAGGGTCCACTGCAGGAAGATACTCCTCTGGAAGAAGCTCCTGCTTGTCATCCAGTGTGAAGATCAGCTGGTGTCTGGTCTTGCGAGAGGAGATCAGGAGCAGACCAATAAGCAGCACCACTGAGATAATGGCCAGAGTCGCCACTAGGAAAAAGGCTGAAggggaagaaaagagagagagagagaatgaaaaatgaaattatTGGTAGGTACTTGTTTGATACTGAAATCCTCAACATTTaccttaaataaaacataaaacaggTTTAATTATCTGTCTAGAATTTTCTGCTAATATACACATAGTGTCATAAGACTGACACCATTTCTATACTAGCTCCTTTATTAACCTTTAGTACTGTATTATGAGAAGCACTTTTTGAAAAGTTCCTCTTACCTGGAGTCCAGCGATGACGATTGTGACCATATTTTCCTGTGCAAAAAGTGTACATTTATAAACTTACAATGTCAAGAAAACAGCGGGAAATTATCTGAGGCACATTTTCCATGTGAACTTGtcctttttattctttcttttaaGAAGTAATAATTATAAGTAAtcttataattaaataattaaataaaaattaaataaataagctgCCTCTAAAAGTCAAAAGCAACTATTATTTGGTGCCAATTCATTATTTTTGGCTGtagatacatttatatattatgtattcACGTAAGCAACGCAAACCATCTCTTACCTCCAGTACACTTAGACATGCATTCTTCTTCAGTGGAATAGCGGTTGTTGTTGCCTTTGCAGCCGCCATATGTGAAGCGCAGGCAAGACTGAGTGTCAGGCTCAAAGAAGAACATTGGGAAAGATGCACGGCATGGTCCGGAGTCAGAAGGAGCAGCACAGAACTCTGCATACAACACACAGCTTACTCAAACATATCCAGACTGTTCCAGAATTTAGTggaaagcctacccagaataattAGGACAACCTACTTGATGTGTGCCTGAAAGGGTATATTACCTTGGTAGTCAAAGTCCTCCTGTTCATCCTCTTTCTTAGAATCCACAATTTTCACTGCAAAGATTTAACATTCTAACTTAAGCATGGAAAAAAATCCCAAACTACTCTGAGAAACTGAACATCAAATGGCAAAGAAAGGCAAACAAACATAACCAACCTGTGCAGGTTTTCATGCACTCCTCCTCTGACATATAGTTGTTTTCGTTGCCTTGACATCCACCAAAAATGAACCGCTGGCAGGTGCCACTGTTGTAGAGGTAGCGTGGCATGGACGCCCTGCAGGGCCCAACATCTGGACCAGCCTGACACTTTGCTggtaataatataattacattaCTATCAAAGAAactaatgtttgttttgtttgtgctgtGAAAAAATCCTATTTGTTTTATTACGTTTTGTATGAATATCTGACtatttaatttaacaaaggAAACAGTTttaacaaaactttaaaaacatgatttacttaattaaaataaaaaattattaccACACCTGTATCATCCATGTGAAAAAGATACAGGCCCCAGTACCTGGTTGTGTCACCTTTAGCAGGCACAGCTGTCACACACTCCAATGTAAATTGCTTTAATTCAACCTTAGTTGAAGGCTGTCTGCCTTTGGTTTATCAGAATACATGGACTGGGCGAGCAGTTGTTCTTTTGGGGTCATCTTAGCCcttttaagtttaagtgaactaataaaaaattaaatgtgaagaacaaaaactgaaaaaagcagGGGCCAATACCTTTTACACCACTACACTGTAAGAGgattaatgtaataaaaaagaaagaaacaaaatgcTGATTAAAAAAAGCGCACCTGCAAACTCGTCTGATGTCATTTCAGGGAGAGAAGCCTTGGGAGAAGAATCTGaggaaacaataaataaataagccacAACATTTAGTAGTTTATAGATGATATGAGAAGCCTCTACAAAAAAGACTGCTAGAGcaacaacaaatatttattcactTAAAACTGAAAAAGCCAAGGAAAAGATCATTTCGTGTCTGATTGTATTTGCATAATACAACCAGACATTGTATACTGTACAGAAATATCTGGAGAACAATAAGACtattaagtgtttatttgcataATAATACGCAGATATGAGGATTTCCTTGTATTTCAGAGACTGACAGAAAACAGAATTAAGTAAAAGATAAGTACACAGAGGAACAAGCTGTGGCTGTGGAGGTAATGTGATGTAGCAAACCAATCACTATTAATTAACAAATGTATAGACCGGCATACTGAAAGAAGAATGTGGCTGTGAcacataataaatgtataaacccagaaaaaaacaagg is a window of Hoplias malabaricus isolate fHopMal1 chromosome 1, fHopMal1.hap1, whole genome shotgun sequence DNA encoding:
- the spint2 gene encoding kunitz-type protease inhibitor 2, translated to MLFLRVSVVLLLYATNVFGDSDCKWDSGDLAMNLLLNPLSSSPLDGEGDVGVSQCIEQCCSRDDCQLALITPDSQPKCVLYTCLQDGNDVCALTSSSKPSAYKKQMVSLGVEDRNLTPTPSNSTDRCRYQPDVGFCRAAFPRFYYDITSQMCRNFTYGGCAGNDNRFESLEECNAACSGVTGDVIVSSKTFPKRRMAGPEEIKDSSPKASLPEMTSDEFAAKCQAGPDVGPCRASMPRYLYNSGTCQRFIFGGCQGNENNYMSEEECMKTCTVKIVDSKKEDEQEDFDYQEFCAAPSDSGPCRASFPMFFFEPDTQSCLRFTYGGCKGNNNRYSTEEECMSKCTGGKYGHNRHRWTPAFFLVATLAIISVVLLIGLLLISSRKTRHQLIFTLDDKQELLPEEYLPAVDPPKPVSH